The Rhododendron vialii isolate Sample 1 chromosome 3a, ASM3025357v1 nucleotide sequence CTGTCGTCCCGCCCCCTGCTATGGTAattctttgtatttttcttttgcttattGAATATATTTGTATTGGTAGATTTATCTCTCTTGAATGCTTCAGAGTTGATTCTTCTCTGTTCGAAAATTTGATCTACATGTGCCATATTCACTGAAGAAGGTTGTGAAACGAAACTTTAGGGCTGAAAACTactatttttggaaatttatctTTAGATGTTTAAATTTAGTTCATTTCCTAACGAGtccaaaaatgatttaattaggACTTGACCTCGGATTGGGACAAGGAAAGGTCTCGGCAAAAATATTaacttaaaaaagagagaaacttattcacggcggatTTATTCACAACTCCATGTAATCTCAGCCAtccgtttcggcaatcaatagtCTCGCAAGTAGgctttttaaaattcggaccgtccaaaacacttttgaacgcgCGCAATTGAGCaccgtaaactttatttacgggTTGCaccgtaaaaaagtttttctcatcTTAAAAAACATGGGGACTTTTCAAACAACTGGGCTGAAATACCTGGCATTCAATAGTTGACCAACAATTACTATTTTTCTTAAGTTCTGCTATACATTATTAGTATTACCCTTCGTTTGACTGATTTGTGAACCGTAGAGTTCTAAGAAAAGGGAGTTCAAATAGGACTCGTGCAACAGTTCTTGTTAATTGGTAAACTGCATGGACATTAAATTATTTCCACCCGCGGTGGAAACCGTGAGTTTTTCACCACAGCCATTGGTTTCACCGTGTGTTTGTGATAACGttcattttatgaataaaatttaatttttaatatacttaCCGACGTCTaataaagctgattttttaataGAACATACTACTCTGCGGGCCCAATAAGATAGTGAGTTAAGATTACTCCAATAAATATAGGGTGGAGCCTAAACTTGCTGTGGCACCCATGATTTTCACCACAGACGGACAAAATTTAAACTCGAGACATGTAATACGTAATTAAAGAGCTAGCCACAATCACACACTTATGATTAGTTTCAAAAGACACTTATGTTCAAGAGCTAGGCACAATTATACgattcactttgtttggttctcctctcagaaataatcttttcaaaaattttgattgtTTCGGCATCcgtattttttcgtttttagtgattatttatcaaaattttttttacgtagtttatactttttagacATACATAGCGtacctctattcaaaaagtaaaaaaaattgtcaaaattttaaaaaaaaattacaaagacggaaaaatatgcaaatctataaaaaaaaaaaattatctcaaaatTGCAAATCAAACACAATGATTCATGTTGTTGACCAAGAACATCTCTCTCTAACGAAACCTTGATCAAATACAAAATGTTAATTTTGTAAGTGTTTGGTACTAGGGCAGCCCAGTGGTTAGGCAAATGAGGCCTTTTGCCGACTATCTCCAATTTTAACCCATTTTaagatttaaatttaaaatttggataaaaatcacaaaaaattctCTTTAATCCTTTACTCAAATTCTTTCCCTgtcattttggattttatccatttcttttttcaaatctGCGACAACCCAAACCTCTTCCAACGGCTATATGACTTCTTTATTTACAATTTCTGCCATTTGTAGGATGACAGCCACAGAGTGAAAACAGAGCACGTCTCCTTTCTCGGATACAATATTAATCCAGACAGATGTGGGTTTGAGAGGAAGAGAgtccatagttttaaatcgcggtattgGTCGccgtatatcggtatcgggacatatcggtgatacgttgcggaaatcgggtgtcgcggtcgtgaatttttaaaaatcatcagcaacatgtataaaacttgaaatatATACTTTTGCGTCTTTTGCCCccaacattggcttaaattatcacattttaattaatttaagacatgtaatagcccattctcttcatatgaaatatccgataatttatcaaaacctgcaagtcaataagattttacaaatatgaaaATAATGTTGCAAcatgtgtatttgtaaaacatggtgtttttctctagtcccacattggaaagttacaaaacttctatctactttaaatgaatttttctagcaatatgaatcttatcgagatcttttatacggtgcaaaaaaaataaaaataaaaataaatttatttacattatttttatgtttgaaaatgtgaaataaatatttattttttaagaaggtgttctggaatggGCTCTAATTAATTCTCTTTGTCTTCTATATATGCTTTAATTTATTATCTTTCTATCTATATTAGCGCTTTATGTTAAGAAAATCCCTTAGCTTTTCATATATGAAGACTCTTTTGATCAAATGCATCACATGTCttatttctctattttgatGGTTCAAATAAGTTTGGCTCTGTAAATTCAACATCTTCTGGAATTTCCTTTTCCTAACAAAACagcacaaataattagaagcCGTTTtctaatactaaaaaaaattaaaaagcgAAAAAACTGACTTTCTCAGATATCAAAGGCTATCTAGCATTGTCAACGGTTAAAAAGTCTGAAACCATTTTTTCCCTCTAGAAGCTGGAAATTAGTGCTTTCGCGAGTTCTTTCCGACACAGTTTACGCGCCAAATTAGTTACAACAGTACCCCAAAACCGGTGGGGAAAAGGGAAATtcttttattctaaaaaaacatCCCCAAGGGCAAGTTAGGTGGATTGAAGGGTTAATTTGCTCCCCACACAATCGActatgtttgaattttgagatcAGATCACAACAAAGTAATTTCTTGCGAATTCTTTAATCCTGACGTAAATGGTTTTCCTTTGACTAGATTGATGAAAAATGGATTAATCGATGTGTGCATAAATTGGCCGGGATGCCAACGAAACTAAATAAGAAGGCTAAAAAACCAAGCCCATGCGCGTGTCGAACTTTCAAACGATGGACAACTTTGAACATTTTTATTACTCCTATCATTTGTCTAACAACTGAGAAAAGGGCCTTGAACAGAAGCGTTCTATGCATGATgcttgtgtatatatatacctctCGACCTCCTTTCTATTCCCCATCATCACCTTCAACAACAAATTTgccaaaaccaaccaaactctctctccctccctctctcactctctctcctctctctctctctctctaagaaattCTCACCTTAATTGTCTAGTATGGCAGAAAAGGAGCAAACGCAACAAGCGTATCCCTTGGCCCCCACAAATGTCTATGCCCGAAGCGATGCCGAGGCGGCCACGGCCGATTCTGACGAGCTCCGCCGCCAAAAGCGCAAGAAATTGTTGGTGTATATTGCAGCTTTCGTTGTCTTCCAAACAGCCATCATAGTGTTGTTTTCGCTAACCGTGATGAAAGTCAAAACTCCTAAATTCAGGGTCCGCTCCGCTTCGTTCACCACTTTCGATGTCCAGCCAACCGACCCTTCATTTGCCCTGTATATGAATGCTCAGTTTGGGGTCAAGAACACCAATTTCGGCCCCTACAAGTACGACAACACCACGGTTTACTTCTACTACAATGATATTCAAGTTGGGAGCGCCGTTTTTCCCAAGTCCAAAGCCAATTTCCTGTCTACCAAAAAAGTTAACGTCGCGATGGACCTCTCGTCAGCCAATTTAACAAGCGTCAATACAAACTTGGCTAGTGATCTAAACTCTGGGGTTTTGCCTCTGACCAGCAAATCAAGGTTGAGTGGAAAGGTGGAGCTGATGTTAATcttcaagaagaagaaatccGTCGATATGAGTTGCACCATGGATGTCAGGATCGCGACCAGGGAGCTCGAGAATGTCAAGTGCAAGTGATGATCATTATACATGTTTGAATTTACttatcgatatatatatatgtattttggATGGAGCAGTGTCGTACATGTTTAATTCTAGATATATACATAGCTCATACTGTGTGTTAGcatggagtatatatatatattgtgcttAATTTACATATTTTTTCGAAGGAATTAATAAAGTTACATATTCACTTATTAATTAATGATGAATAAAATTCGTTGTATATTCAGTGCCGGCCCGGGTTGCAACTTGTAATGTGCAGCgatttgtatatatatggaaaagAATAAACATAGTTAAGAGGAATTATACGTCTTTGGCACCGAGTGTCGTTGCGCTCTTGGGGCATTGAgtaatttttcttgaaagaggTCGACCTTCGAACAAATACCAATACAGGAAGGAAGATAAGTTGTATGCCTAGCTATATATAGTGAAAGAGCGGACTACTAGTGGAATACAACTAGGACACTCGATAGTTCAATGGTAGGCACCATGTATTTTCATGCATTTGAGTGAGGTTCAAACATCAGTACTAAGTATAATTAATTAACACTACTTACTTTCCACGGCCaggcaaaaaataaaactataaaGGACACTGCttgctttaatttttcttttgctttcttaCTTTTCGTTAATCGTAGAATTTTTAAACAAATTCTCACCGGACCGTCCGCGTTCTCTTGTTTTATGCCCCGTAGCTCTTCCTCAGCCAGACTTGATCGAAATGGGCATATCACGAAATTCCACTCAAGTTTTGACAAATACATTCGACGAAGTTGTTCTTAATTTGTAACTACCTAGCTTCAGCGTCGCATATAACTGGCTATGCGGTACTCTTTGGGAGCAActattttttttcgtctttagaaTATGGATTGTGAGTTGTACATGGAATAGATTTTGATTATGTAAGATCGTTTGGATGATATGACATAGAATGTATTGAAAATCTGTGTGAAAGTGTTTGGATTGTACGTAATCTGAAAATAGAGTATGATGTTTTTTTCTGACCATGTTAACCTTTCCTAGAATTCATTTACAACCCTTTGAATGTGATATAGGAAAGCGTATGAAAGCAAAAGATAAACGTGTaaacaaggacaatcacaaacacGATAATACAGAGAAACTCTCTTTAGACTCTTAGTAAATCAATATATCAAAAAAGTAAACTCCCCTGGCTACCCTAGAAATAATTATAGCAGTCTACCCTAGAAATACTGCAGAAGGAAAATTAATAGTGAAAAGTAAATGTAAGTCTagagaataaaaaagaaaatagaatcaaCCTAAATATATAAGAAAACCTAATATTATAGGCAATTAATGTAAAAAGGGAAACCaagtatttttttgtaaaatactaattttaaaataataaactaaaattcttATATTTTCATATAATACTTAAAATATTGGCTTCCTTCAGAATGAAGTAAGAGGGGTAAATTAGTTTTGAGAATGCATAATgagaattcaaaaaatttcctcttAAACGCTGATTCTTGGATTGTATCGGTCAATATATCTCAAGTCTacttcaattttgaaaatgcaTCTGGCGGAATGAAAAAACTTTCCTCCCGAGAAAAGGTAATGTAAATGCAAGAAGTAGTTTAGTCAAATGTAAATTAGTCAaagttttttagtaaaattttaagaccttttactttttgaatacaTCTAGACTAGACaaatttgaaaagttaaaaaaaaaaaaaaaaaaaacaatttttaaggAAAAGAAGTTGGAAACATATCcggtttttatactttttcaattgaAAGGATAATTCTTCTTATCCATCCTGTAACATTGAACAACCAATCGAAATAAAAATTTAACTTACAACAGCAAGCAAGTTGGTGCACGAGGATGGAAATCGATCGGTGTACGAATTTCTTAGGGTTTATGAATGGAAGATATATGATGCAAGAAAAATCATTCCTACTTTGTAAAGAAAAATCACTCCTTCAATAAAAGTAGCCAACTGTAAAAGCATGTTAGAATAATATTGATCCTTTTATTCTCTACAAATCATTCctttttaaaagttattttcCCTCGTTCCTTTGGTATACATAGAGGGTGCTCTGGAAACATAGATTTTCCTTTTCCATGTTGTATTGATACTGACGGGTTGTTGAAGAAAGGTGAAAGCACACGAAGACTTCCTTTGCtatgtctttttcttttgcacGAAGATCCTCTAACGTTAAAAATTGTTCATACGGACCTCCTCAACTATATGAAATAACAAATTGCATAACTCTGTTAacagaatgagagagaaatgacaATTATACCCCTTAAAAATCGTCCAAACCGGCCCCCTTATTAATAAAAATTCTCCAAGTTGACCCCTTTATATTATCAATCTTTTTGGCATAAAGGTGTTAATTGGTTAACAGTTATAACTGACGGTTAGGAGGTCTCGGTGAGAAAATATGATAGTAGAGGGGGTCTCCGTATACTTACACCATAAAAAAAGGgggctgctattcgcagccccgtattttctcccgtagcccgttaaaaaatttcaactaatTACAACATGACCCCCTAATGTAGAATGACCTACTTATCCTTATACCTATACATGaattgacttatatgcccttaTGATCAAAATCCCTAAATTATCCACTACCCCCTTCCCCCTTAAAATCATCATTCAcgttttaaaagaaaaaaacagacaCAGACCTCCTGTTCTTCATCTTCGACTTTCTACTGTTCATCTTCTCTCCTTTATCTCTAAATCATCAttctcttttctcctctctttcaaatttttcaatggaggaggagcAAGGACCAAATATTGTATCAATGGAAGGTTCAAGTCCTTCCATTGATCCATTTTTTGACCCACTTGTAGgattggattttgaaattgaatcaaattctaTTAGCAACCATATGATGACAGATGAGAAGAAAGATACTGTGATGGACATTATATCTTGGAAGCCACGTGAGGAGGTAAGTTTTCCGTTTACAATAGCCTCTGCTTTGTTATTGTGGCGTTTGGATTTACAAAACCCAGTTTTACGAGGGTTTTCGATGTTTCTGGTTTGAATAGAATAACCACTGTAATTTCAGTAGTTAACCACTGTAAAATATTAccatactcgacagttagttaccgaaattgagatacattttcagcatccaattaccgaaatatatgtttcttatttttgttgtatgcatttccgacatgtagttaccaaaatataatcttgttttcaacaactatttaccgaaatgtatgtatgattttcctATATAGTATTAAGTTcggcagttggttaccgaaggttgaacatattttcaacatgaatttaccgaaatataatcttgttttcaacagcaatttaccgaaatgtatgtatgattttccCTATATAGATAGTTcgacagttgtttaccgaagtttgaacatattttagatgtgtagttaccgaaatataattattttttaacagctatttactgaaatgtatatatgattttcgtatatagtggttcggcagttgtttaccgaagtttgaacatattttcgacgtgtagttaccgaaatataatcttgtttttaatagctacttaccgaaatgttatgtacgATTTTCATATACATAGTTCAGCAATTGGTTACCgaatttgtacatattttcgacatgtggTTACCGAAAGGGATACTTATGTTCAACAGTTATATACCGAATTCTATGTATTTTCGACATTCACTGACTGAATCCCGAGAAGTAGAAAACTTGTTTTAAtggacttttgaatttttgatactttcttcagGGTGATACTTCAACGCATGGCAGTCACATAGGTCTAGTGACCATAGCACTGGAGTTTACGACGGAGAATGTGAGTGCGCACGGCAGCCACATAGGTCTAGTGGCCCAAATGGGAGCAGGCCAAGGAATGGGAGACACTTTTTTCTGCCCAAATAGAAGCGTTTAAGCCATAATATGAAGTGATGTAGCAACCGCCGAGTTCTTTGAAGTAGATTAGTTTTGTTTTATATGTATGGTTATCATGTTGACGCTTTACATTGCAATGTTGTTGACTAAGCACATCCATGGAGTTTGGTTTAGCTCTTTGTGCCATTTATTTTATAATGGGGTTGATGTGAAGAAATTGACTGAGCACAGGTTGATTTCATCATCTGCATTCCGAAGTTAATGTAATGTTCCTGTAGCTACATATcgatatttttgtaatttttcagcATTTACAACCCGAAATTGTTATAATATTTCAGCACTTGGATACTGAATCATTGGTACTATTTCATCATGTGGCTGTTGAAATATGCTTCTTTTAGAACAAACAGTTAGGTGGGCTCTCTGAGGCTATCGTGTTCCACGGATTTATTGCCCTGCTCACCTAAACAAAATGCCCAAAACAGCAAAGCGTCATTGATTACAAGAATCTTTTTTCCCAAATATGAGTACCACAATTTACAGAAAATACAAGGCAACATTTGAGTGTCTATCCAACATTTAGAATGTTTCATTGATTACAAGACTCGTTTTCCCACACTTTGAGTACCACAACTTACAGAAAACAAGTATAAAATAACATTCAAAATGTCAAACGACATTGTTTGAGGATGGAGCAGGTTGGGGTAGCTCGGCCTCCTTCACAGCAACAGGGCACGACCTCGGCCTCGAACTCCACACGGTGGATGCATAATAACCTGcataaaataacaataatacaAATTTAGAAGTCTGAAAAGGCAACAAAAAGTAAGAATGCCAATAAGACCATGCACTATCAGTAAGCTATGGCTTATGGCAGGAAAAAATGATGACTCCATAGTAGTACTCTATAGCTTTTCAACCGTTGTCGTTAAAACGTACTCAGACTTCCTCCAATTGATACAAGCGATGCAAATGGAGACAACCAATGTCCAAAGCAAACTCaataacattttcaaattcattcGGCTCACTGCAACAAAGTGTTCATTGCTCTCTCTCCTATATGTCATACATAACATCAAGAAGATGAGTATAAATCCAACAGAAGTACAGCAAATACGGATCAACTAGGCGATCCTTGTATTGTTTGTTTCCCAGAACTTGTATAGAAAATTTGTTTGGTTGACAGTTCTTATTTATCAATTTGGTGGATCATGCCCGCATCCATTATAAACAAACATCAAACATACTTCAACGTGGCTCAAACATACTTTAAAGAGGGAACGATACCCTCTGCAAAATATATTCCAAAACAGAGAAGGAACAGGAAGAATAGCAAATTACCAAGACAACTTATGATGAAGGCCATACCTTAGCTTTTGATTTCGTCTGGTAATAACTCCTAGTACTATTTTGTTGAGTATGAGGATGCTGTTTGAAATATAATATGAGTACGTCTTTCGGAAAAACTAATATCAGTACCCTACATGAGTACGTCTTTCAAAAAGACTAATATCAATACCCTTACTAATATTTTGTCGAGGGACACAAGCTAATGGCGAAGTTGTTTAAAACCTAAATATATCTTTGGGAAAGACCAAAACCAGTTCTAAGGGCCACAAGTTAACTGGTTTTAGTAACTTTTCAACCTCTACAGTATAAGTCACTGGATCCAAAACTATGAGGGATCCACcattgttttggaaaagaacCAACAACTTAGacgatttcaaatcaatgaggggtgttttctggaaaaaaaagaagaagataaaataaataaataggttACTTAAAGGAAGACTTAAAGGAAGTAGGCTTCACCAAGCTCATTTTCCAGATTATTCTCAATTTCCAGATTATTCAAAGAGCCCTGGCTCAAACTTTTGTCAGCTAGCAACTACACTCCACAAATCCAAGACTCGCTATCAACATTTCAAATATTCAGCATTTCATCGACACAAGCTAAAGCAATCCCATTCATGCACAACAATGTAATAAGAAGACAAAATCTTAGGAATCCACCTACGAGCAGAGAAGCTCCAACAAGAGCTTCAAATCCTACATGGAGGTATGGACACTTTTGACAAGTACCACAGCTCAAATTCAGCTGCCTCTCATGAAGCCAAATCCACTTGCATTGACATGAGTTTTAGGGCTGTCATTTTTTGCGCCAAGAGAGGCGCATGCCAAATGTGAACCAAtacaggataaaaaaaaaaaaaaaaccctagcatCTCACAGCTTACAGATCTCAACATTCACCGTTTTTGGCTACCAATTTCGGGATCTAGTTACCAACATTTCTGAATAAATACGAGATCTAATTACCAAAATCGCTACAAAAATACGGGATCTAATTACCAAATTCTACACAAATACATGTATGTAAATGAGTGGGCGGGCTGGGGTGGCGGTGGTGAacaacacagagagagagagagagagagagagagagaagaacagaGTGAGagaagaacagagagagaacgGCACCTGCGCCGGTGGTGTGGCGGTGGTGCGGCGGCAGGAGTGGCGGTATTGCAgtggtggctatggaggtggaggtggtgggagACGGAAATGGAGTGGCGTGGGAGACGTAAATGGTGGGCTGGAGGATTTGGCTGGGTGtttgggtttttatttggaTGGGTGGGGGAGTTCAAGTGTAATTTTTTAGAGGGAAGGGTATAATAGGAAGATCAGGTACATTTAATGGGCTACatggagaaaattttcttttttaaaatattgaaaatggGCTATATGGAGTAacgggctacgggagaaaataccGGGCTCCGAATAGCAGCCCCCTAAAAAAAATGTAGATGCCATTTTTATGTGATATCATAATTGATTGAGTTTAGGAAACGAGCAATTGAATATAATTCCTTGGAAAACCATATATTCCTTATATAGGAAAATGATTTCCCTTTGGTAATTTCCTCATGGagtttcaaaatccaaaatgatCATAGTACTACATGATGACAATTCATCTGAACTTTAAGAAAATAAGCACGCAcgcacccaaaaaaaagaaagaaacagggTCACAATTAGCCAGCCATCTTTAGGGTGAGATTTGGGACAACGTACAAGTTCATAACGTATTAGCACAGCGTACGGCCGTATCCAGCCAGTATCATTGGAGAAGAAGCATCCATACAACGCGCCATTTATAAAATGTCATTGGTCCAAACAACCCCGAAAGTCTAGAAACCCACAAGCCATCAGACGCGTTTGGcttggaaaatttcaaaattccacCCCCTGGCTGCAGGCCTCCTTTTTTCCACCACAGGTATGCATGCGCAcacctacatatatatataaatcagCACATCACACAAACCCtccatccaccaccaccactcccctcaactctctctctctctctctctctctctcaaaagaacTCGACACAATGATGTCAGAGAGGGAGCACCGCCAAGCCTCTCCCCTGGCACCCATGAACGCATACTCCCGGAGCGACGCCGAGGAGGCCACGGCCGATCCGGGGGAGCTCCGCCGCCAGAAGCGGAAGAAGTATCTGATATACTTCGCGGCGTTTGTGGTGTTCCAAACTGCTATCATCGTCCTGTTTTCGTTAACCGTGATGAAAGTAAAGACTCCCAAATTCCGGGTCCGCTCTTCTTCTTCGATTAACACGGTCAATGTCCCGCAAACGAACACTTCATTTACCCTGAACGCTCAATTCGGGATCAAGAACACCAATTTCGGTCCGTACAAGTACGACAGTACCACGGTCAACTTCCTCTACAATGGTATTCCAGTTGGGAGTGCTGTTATTCCCAAGTCAAAAGCCAATTTCCTATCTACCAAAAAGGTTAATGTCCCAGTGGACCTCACATCTACGGACGCAAATTGGGCAAGTGATTTAAGTTCCGGGAATTTGTCTCTGACGAGCACGTCGAGATTGACCGGGAAGGTGGAGCTGATGCTCatcttcaagaaaaagaaagccgTGAACATGAATTGCACCATGAATGCCAATACCTCGACTCAGATGCTCGAGAACGTCAAGTGCAAGTAATAAGCATCTATCTATTTATCTGTGTTCTGCGAATGGATCGACTGTAGATTAACTTTTAGTAAGATATTCCGATATACTCCGTAGTATGTATGTtataaattttggttattttctcgGAGATATGTTTTTGATATCTTATAGATTAGTATTATGTattcgttttgagattttccctttagatatatatatactagtatcATGTTTTCCGTTCAATCACCGGTTTCGGGTCGATTTTTGTGCTTCATTATATAGTTGTGCTGCAATGTAACCTAATAAAAGGCTCATCAATCCTTTCGAAATTTGCAAATGGACTTCAAAGCTAGCTAGTTCAATCGGCAACTGATATATTAGATCGGCACATTAGAATCACTATAATAGAAGAAAAGATTGACGTCTTGActtacaagaaagaaaaaaaagggtaatATTTAAAGTATCAAAGTGAATATTTATATTGGAAATTTTTATTTGATCAATTAAAATATGAATCGTCGACCGACTACGAATGAGACATGGAAGAATTGGATGGTATGTGACTCATGTGAATTATAGTCACTTTCCTCTAGTATATGCTAACAAATACTATGTCGGGGAGTCACAACGAGCAaataataacttattcacggatgAGCCGTAAATAAGTTACTCACAGAAACGATCAATTTTGGcaattcaaaagtattttgaacgatCTGAATTAAAAACAGTCTATTACCGGTAATAGATTAATGGACGATCTAGATTAAAAACAATCTGTTACCGAAATTTTGTaataacttatttacggagcttCATGAATTAAGTTATTCTCTTTTGTCATCTACTACAGCACCAAAGTCATGAAAGTCAAGATAACAGTAGTCAATGGGAGCACAAGTCAAAATTAAGGGATTAGACAAGTCAAGGAAAATGACCGAAAACTTTGAAATATCTAATCAGTCAAAGGGCGGCCTAATTTGGGTGGCTCGTTCTTTTCATTCCCTTCATCATGGACCCACGCTCTCGTCCAGTCGTACTGTCCCAGGTCTCCCTCTTTAGTTTGTATCATTTGTGGGCAATTTCCAAGCTCGTAATAatgatttgaattgttcatGTTTTAGAGCTCACAGAAAATATCGATCACACCAAAAAATCACGTTGAATAAATATCGTCTAACATGATATCGAAATTC carries:
- the LOC131319687 gene encoding uncharacterized protein LOC131319687 isoform X1, with the protein product MMSEREHRQASPLAPMNAYSRSDAEEATADPGELRRQKRKKYLIYFAAFVVFQTAIIVLFSLTVMKVKTPKFRVRSSSSINTVNVPQTNTSFTLNAQFGIKNTNFGPYKYDSTTVNFLYNGIPVGSAVIPKSKANFLSTKKVNVPVDLTSTDANWASDLSSGNLSLTSTSRLTGKVELMLIFKKKKAVNMNCTMNANTSTQMLENVKCK